AGTCGTATCCCGAGGATGGTTCCACGGGAGTGGGCGGCGGGGGTTCCGGCACGTTGCCGGGCTGGCCGCCGATCTCAATGAGCTGGTCATATGCGCCTGCCCCGGCTTCGCGTGCCTCACTGAGCGTCAGAACCAGGAGAAGGACTGGAATCATCAGATACGATCGTTTCATGCAAACCCTCCGAACGGGAAGTGAGACTGTGATACCACAGGAACGGTTTTCTCCGAAAGCGGATTGAGTCTTCTCTGTGATACCCTTGAAACCAATACCCCAAGTACCGTCCGGGAGCATAAAACATGAAACGTATCGTACGGCTTTTCTTCGTTGTAATTGCGATCTTCTGGAGCCTCGCGCCTTCGAATGCCGCTGAGACCGGCTCGGGGGAGGCTGCGATCGATCGCGCATGCGCGGCGGCGGCGGCAAACCGCACGCTGGTGTTGGTAAAGTTCGGCGCGGAATGGTGCCCCTGGTGTCGCGACATGGACAAGATCTTTCGCGACCCGGTGATGGCAGAAGCTCTCAAAAAATTTGAGTTCGTCGACCTCGACGTGGGCAAGCGAAGCATCGTCGACGGGAAGAAACGCTACGAGCGGCATTACGACCTGATGATGCGATACGCGCGCAAGGCGTTCATCCCCCAGTTGTTCATTCTCGACAAGAAAGGTCGCCTCGTGGCGCGCCTCAACCCCGTCGATTACGAGCGGACATCCGGCCCCGAAGGGAACGATCCGGAAAAGCTCGCGAGAATTCTCAGCCGCTACAGGCTTCCGTAACCGACGAGTCTGGCATCTGAAAGGAACGGATCTGATGAAGAAGACGCTCTTCGCCGCCGCAGTTTCCGCAACGCTCGTTTTATGCCAGGCCCCAATCCGGGCCGCCGCGCCGGCTCTTCCCCCGGCAGGAGCGCAGAGGGCGCCGTTCGAGATTCCAACGATGCATGCGATGAACTCGAAGACGGCGATGACGCGCATCGAAAAAGGATTTTTCGACCAGGTCTACCGCGGCTTCGGAACGCGAAAAGCCGACCGGATCGGCCGCGACGAGCTGCTCGGTTTCCATTTCCTGCTCGATACCGATTGCCAGTCGCACGGATTGCGTTCGCTCATCAAAAAGCACGAGATGGCTGGCCGCCCGCCGGCCGAGGCCCTGGACCTGGCGCGCAGAGAGCACGTCCAGGTGCTTCGGCAGACGTTCGCGAAGCTCGAATCGCTCAAAAACCTGTTTGAGAACTACAACGGCAAGGCCGAGATGCTCGAGAAAACAGGCGTGCCCGACCCCGAGTCGCACTTCATCTTCACCTCGCCGAACCTGGGCGTCGCGAAGTTTTACGGCCCGATCGTGCTCGTCATCGAAGAGACGCGGCCGCGAGGCATGGATCTGAACAGCATCGCGCGCGACTCGAAATACTATTCGATTGCGCGGTTTCTGAAAAATTTGGCCGAGTTCCAGTTCCGGTCGATCCTGTCCGACTACGTCGCAGACCGCGACGAATACGTTCTGCCGTCCTACATCACGCCGGACGACGTGAAAGGTCTGATCGTGCATGAGCCGTCGCCCGTCGTCATCGCGAACCGTGTCGTCATCCCGCCCCCGGCCGTTCGCCGCGTCTATCGGAAGCATTTTAGGCAGGGCGCGATGACGATCGACGTCCTCGACGGAAAGGACCGGCTGATCGCCCGCCTCTCCGCGAGCCCGTCCGCTGCAACTATAGATGAATCTATAGAACGCTCGCCCGAAAAGCTTCCCGACGATATCGCCGAAGCCTGGAAGAGCTACGTCGAAAAACTCCGCCGACGCCGGTAATTCGCTGAAGGACTTGCAACCGTTCGGGCTGAGCCTGTCGAAGCACGAGTGGCACCTGCCTCATCCTTCGACAGGCTCAGGGGGAGCGGTATGTGCCTGGCAGGAACCGATACCCGGGATACAACGGTGATCTGGGACGTTTTCAGGCGGCCTGGGGGCGGGACCGGGCGTTGGCGAGGGCCAGGCAGAACAGGGTGAAGGCGATGCTCAGCGCGTATCCCGGCAGGGGCCCGAGGCCGAAGCCGAGCTTCGCGTTCGTGAGAATGAACGCGGACGCGACGACGCTCATGAAGACGGCCGGGATCAGCGTGATCCAGGAATTGCGGCCCAGCCGGCGCAGATAAACGGTGCAGGCCCAGAGGGTGAAGACCGCGAGCGTCTGGTTGAGCCAGGCGAAATACCGCCAGACGACGCCGAAGTCGATCGTGCAGAGCCAGCCGCCGATCAGGAACAGCGGCAGGGACAGCATGATCCGGTTCAGGAACGGCTTCTGGTTCAGGCCGGTCAGTTCGGCGAGGATCAGGCGCGCCGACCGGAACGCCGTGTCGCCCGTCGTCACCGGGAGGGCGACGACGCCGAGCAGGACGAGAACCATGCCCCAGTGGCCGAGCGTGTTGCCCACGGCCCGCACGACGACGACCGCGTCGCCGGCCGGGCCGAGCATCTTCTGGAGTTCGACGGTCGAGCCGTGGCAGATGGCGATGGCGGCCGCGGCCCAGACGAGGGCGATGAACGTCTCGGTCAGCATGGCCCCGAAGAAGACGCGGCGGGCGAAGCCCTCGCCGGTGACCGTGCGCGCCATCATGGGCGACTGGGTCGCGTGAAACCCCGAGATCGCGCCGCAGGCGACGGTGATCATCATGACGGGCCAGATCGGCGTGCCGGCCGGGTGCAGGTTCTCGAGAGTCAGTTCCGGGATCGCCCAGGCGCCGGAAAACATCCGGTACACGATCAGCACGACCATCAGGATCAACGCCAGGCCGAAGACCGGGTAGACGCGCCCGATCAGCTTGTCGATGGGAAGCAGGGTCGCGAGCAGGTAATACGTGAAGATCAGGACGGACCAGAACATCGGCGATGCCAGCCAGGCGGCCTGAGCGGCCGGCGTCGCCGACGTGCCAGAAGCGGTGCGCGCGAAGGGGTCCTCGAGCTGGGCTCCCGAGGCGGGCGCGGTTGCCGTTTCGACCGACGCCGGGACGTTCATGTCGGCGAGGATTTTGGCCGGACCCATCACGAAGACGGCGCCGACCATCACGAGCAGCACCATCACCAGCAGGATCATCACGCGTTTCGGACCGCTTCCCAGATACGTGCCGATGATTTCCGGAAGCCCCGCGCCGTTCGAGCGCAGTGATATATAACCAGCGATATAGTCATGGACGGCGCCGATGAAGATGCCGCCGAAGACGATCCAGAGAAAAACGACGGGGCCCCACAGCGCACCGGCGATCGCGCCGAAGATCGGGCCCAGGCCGGCGATGTTCAGCAGCTGGATGAGAAAGACGCGCGGCCAGGGCATCGGGATGTAATCCACACCGTCCTGGTTCTCGATGGCGGGAACCTGACGGGTCCGGTCGATGCCCAGGGTCCGGTCGAGATACGCGCCGTAGACGAAATACGCAACGACGAGAAGAAGCGAGGAAACGCAAAACGTGATCATGAGTCTGCCTCCACGGCCTATTGTCCGCCCGGCGTCGCGGACTGTCGATCCGATTCCCGGCCGGATTTCGGCCAGGACATCCCGATTTCGATCGCTATTGTGACGCAGGGCGTGAAAAACTGCAAATCATGCCGGTATGCATCACGGCTTGATGTTTCCTTCATCCCGGTATAAGATTCGCCCGCGAGAGGAGAGAGGCGACCATGGAACTGATCGTGGATCTCGGCAACACGGATATCGTTTTCGGCCTGCGAAGGGGCGGAGAGATCCTGTCCCCGTTCCGGATGTCCTCGGTGTCTCCGAAAACGGCCGACGAGATCGGCGTTTTCGTTCTCCAGATGCTCGGCCAGCATGGCGTCCAGCCGTCGCAGATCACCGGCGTTACGGTCTGCTCCGTCGTTCCCGACCATCTGGCCCAGGCCGTGAGATTCGCCGAGGAGTATCTCGGGCACAAACCCGTCGTGATCCACACGGGCATGGCCGCGCCCGTCCGGGTGACGGTCGATGTGCCGGCCGAACTCGGAACGGACCGGTTCGCCAACGCCGTCGCCGGCTTCGTGAAATTCGGCGGCCCGCTGATCGTCGTCGACTTCGGCTCCGCCACCACGATCACCGCAGTCACCGCCGCCGGGGAACTGGTGGGCGGAACGATCATGCCGGGCCTGAAGACCTCGGCCCAGGCGCTTTCCGTCAAAGCCGCGCGCCTGCCGTTCATCCCGCTGACGGCGCCGGAGACGTTCCTGGGAAAAAACACGCTGGCCGCGATGCAGTCGGGCATCGTTCACGGCCATGCCGGCGCCGTTTCCCACCTCGTGGCAGGCCTGCGGGGCGAACCCGGGTTGTCGGGCGCGAAGGTCGTGGCGACGGGCGGGCTGTCGGCCCTGCTTTCTCCGCTCTGCCCGTGTATCGACTCGGTCGAACCCCTGCTGACGCTCGAAGGGATCGGCATCCTGGGCGAAATGGCCGCCGCCGATCGGGGCGGCCGGTGAGCATCGGCGTCGGCATCATCGGAACGGGACGGCTTGCGGCCGCTCTCGTTCCGTATCTTCTCGGGAAGGGAGTCCCCGTTTCCGGGATCTGGGGCCGGAACGCCGCCGAGGCGCACCGGATCGCCGTTGCGCACGCCGTATCGATCAGTGCCGGGCCGGGCGATCTTGCCGGCCGGAGCAAAATAATACTTCTTGCTATA
This genomic window from Candidatus Ozemobacteraceae bacterium contains:
- a CDS encoding thioredoxin family protein — encoded protein: MKRIVRLFFVVIAIFWSLAPSNAAETGSGEAAIDRACAAAAANRTLVLVKFGAEWCPWCRDMDKIFRDPVMAEALKKFEFVDLDVGKRSIVDGKKRYERHYDLMMRYARKAFIPQLFILDKKGRLVARLNPVDYERTSGPEGNDPEKLARILSRYRLP
- a CDS encoding carbon starvation CstA family protein, with product MITFCVSSLLLVVAYFVYGAYLDRTLGIDRTRQVPAIENQDGVDYIPMPWPRVFLIQLLNIAGLGPIFGAIAGALWGPVVFLWIVFGGIFIGAVHDYIAGYISLRSNGAGLPEIIGTYLGSGPKRVMILLVMVLLVMVGAVFVMGPAKILADMNVPASVETATAPASGAQLEDPFARTASGTSATPAAQAAWLASPMFWSVLIFTYYLLATLLPIDKLIGRVYPVFGLALILMVVLIVYRMFSGAWAIPELTLENLHPAGTPIWPVMMITVACGAISGFHATQSPMMARTVTGEGFARRVFFGAMLTETFIALVWAAAAIAICHGSTVELQKMLGPAGDAVVVVRAVGNTLGHWGMVLVLLGVVALPVTTGDTAFRSARLILAELTGLNQKPFLNRIMLSLPLFLIGGWLCTIDFGVVWRYFAWLNQTLAVFTLWACTVYLRRLGRNSWITLIPAVFMSVVASAFILTNAKLGFGLGPLPGYALSIAFTLFCLALANARSRPQAA
- a CDS encoding type III pantothenate kinase, with product MELIVDLGNTDIVFGLRRGGEILSPFRMSSVSPKTADEIGVFVLQMLGQHGVQPSQITGVTVCSVVPDHLAQAVRFAEEYLGHKPVVIHTGMAAPVRVTVDVPAELGTDRFANAVAGFVKFGGPLIVVDFGSATTITAVTAAGELVGGTIMPGLKTSAQALSVKAARLPFIPLTAPETFLGKNTLAAMQSGIVHGHAGAVSHLVAGLRGEPGLSGAKVVATGGLSALLSPLCPCIDSVEPLLTLEGIGILGEMAAADRGGR